The genomic DNA CAGTCGCCGCGCGTGCGCCAGTGGCTGGCCGACGTGCGCGTGGCCGCCGCCCGGCACGAGCGCCGCATCGCTTTCGAGTACCACGACCGCGACACCTTCGCGCAGCTGGAGACGCTGGTGGCGGGCCTGGACCGGCGCACCGCCGTGTTCCTGCTGCCGACGGGCCAGGACCCGACCGGCGCGCGCACGCCGCCACCCGCCTTGGCGCGCCGCCTCGCCGCCGCCAGCAATGCGCCGATCTTCACCAGCCTGCAGTCGCTGGTGCTGCCGGGCGTGGTGGGCGGCTACGTCGTCAGCGGCGAGCGCATCGGCCGCGTGATCGCCCGCATCATGCTGGGCCAGCCGGCCGACATGGCCGACGTGCAGGGCTACCACTTCGACTACCCCACCGTGCGCCGCTTCGGCCTGGGTGCCATTCCGCCCGAGGCGACCTTGGTCAACCGGCCGGACAATGTGTGGGACCTGTACCGCTGGCAGATCATCGCCGGGCTGACCCTGATCGTGGTGCAGGGCGTGCTGATCACGGCACTCGTGGTCGCGCTGCGCGACCGCCGCCGCACCCTGGCCGACCTGCACGACGAGCGCAACAACCTGGAGGACCGCGTGCTGCAGCGCACGCTGGAACTGCTGATGGCCAATACCAAGCTGGAGCAGCTGGCCACCACGGACCCGCTGACCGGCATCGCCAACCGCCGCAAGATGACCGATACCATCGCGACCGAGCTGGAACGGGCCAGCCGCTTCCAGCACCCGCTGGCACTGCTGATGGTCGACATCGACCACTTCAAGCGCATCAACGACACCTTCGGCCACGACGTGGGCGACCGCGCCATCGTGGCGATGGCGAACCTCTTGACGTCATCCCTGCGCACGATCGACATGGCGGCGCGCTTCGGCGGCGAGGAATTCGTCGTGCTGATGCCGGAAACCGACGAGGCGGTGGCCGCCATCGCGGCCGAGCGGCTGCGCGAGGCGGCCAGCGCCATCCGGCTGCCGGCCGGCGCAGGCAGCGACGTGGTGCTGACGGTGACGATCGGCGTGGCCGCCGCGCGGGCGGACGACTCGCCGTCGGCCCTGCTGGTGCGGGCCGACAAGGCGCTGTATCGCGGCAAGAAGTCCGGGCGCAATCGCGTGGTCCGTGCCACGCAGCCCTGCGATATCCTGCCTTGATGCGCCTGCCTTGATGCGCCTGCCTTGATGCGCCTGCCTTGATGCGCCTGCCCTGACCTCGTACGCTGGCAGGCTTACTCGGCGTCCGGCTGGGCCGATGGATGGGCCGCCTGGAACGCCGGGATGTCGGCGCAGGTGGCATGGATACGCGCGACGTTCGGATACGGCGCCAGGTCGATGTCGAAGCGCTGCGCGTTGAACACCTGCGGCACCAGGCAGCAGTCGGCCAGGGTGGGCGTGTCGCCATGGCAGAAGCGGCCCGTGTCGCCCTGCGCCAGCAAGGCCTCCAAGGTCGCCAGCCCGGCCCCGGTCCAGTGCCGGTACCAGTCCATCTTCGCTTCCTCGCCCAGACCCAGCGGCCCGGTCAGGTGCTGCAGCACGCGCAGGTTGGTCAACGGGTGCGTGTCCGCGGCGATGGTCAGCGCCAGCGCGCGCACCCGGGCGCGGCCCGCCGCGTCCTGCGGCAGCAGCGGCATCACGGGATGCGTCTCTTCCAGGTACTCGATGATGGCCAGCGACTGCGTCAGCGTCGTGTCGCCGTCGACCAGCGCGGGAATCAGGCCGCCGGGATTGACGGCGCGATAGGCCGGCTGGCGCTGCTCGCCGCCGCCGCGCAGCAGGTGCACCGGCACCGCGTCATAGGCCAGGCCTTTCAGGTGCAGCGCGATGCGCACGCGGTACGCGGCCGAGCTGCGGAAGTAGGTGTACAGCTTCATGCCTGGCCCTTCTCGCCGTAATGCCGCACCACCTGGTCGATGGTGCCGAAGATGCTGTTGCCGGCCGCGTCCCGCATGGCGATGCGCACGCTGTCGCCGAACTTCAGGAACGGCGTCTTCGGCGCGCCGCCCTCGATGGTCTCGTACATGCGCACCTCGGCCAGGCAGCAGTAGCCGACGCCGCCGTTCTCCACCGACGAGCCGTGCAGGCTGCCCTGCTTGTTCGACACGGTGCCGGAGCCGATGATGGTGCCGGCGCCCAGCTCGCGCGTCCTGGCCGCGTGCGCCACCAGCTGGGCGAAGCTGAACGTCATGTCCTCGCCGGCGTTGGGGCGGCCGAACGGCTTGCCGTTCAGGTCCACGTTCAGCGGCAGGCGCAGCTTGTCGTCCTGCCAGTCGGCACCCAGCTCGTCGGGCGTGACGGCCACCGGCGAGAACGCGCTGGCCGGCTTGGACTGGAAGAAGCCGAAGCCCTTGGCCAGCTCGTTCGGAATCAGGTTGCGCAGCGAAACGTCGTTGACCAGCATGACGAGGCGGATCGCGCGCGCCGCGACTTCCGGCGCCGCGCCCATCGGCACGTCGCCCGTGACCACCGCCACTTCCGCTTCCAGGTCGATGCCCCACTCTTCCGACAGCGCGTAGATCGGGTCGCGCGGGCCGACGAAGCTGTCCGAGCCGCCCTGGTACATCAGCGGGTCCGTGTAGAACGACGCCGGCACTTCCGCGTTGCGCGCCTTGCGCACCAGCTCCACGTGGTTGATGTAGGCGGAACCGTCGGCCCACTGGTAGGCGCGCGGCAGCGGCGAATGGCAGGCCGCTTCGTCGAACGGTTGCGCGCCGGCCGCCTCGCCGGCGTTCAGCGCGGCGTACACGCGCTCGAGCTGCGGCGCGGCGTGGTCCCAGTCGTCCAGCGCGGCCTGCAGCGTGGCGGCGATGGCGGGAACGGCCTGGCACAGGCGCAGGTCGCGGCTGACGACGACGAGCTGGCCGTCGCGCTTGCCGTTTTTCAGGGTGGCTAGTTTCATCGATCTTTCCGTAATTGAATTACGCATATTAAGCCCCGGCGGCGCCTATTACACAAACGGTATTTTTGGCCGTATTTATCAAGTTTTTAAATAAATTCCCGTATGACACCGCACTGCAGGTTGCAAGAACGAGACATTAAATAAACTTTATTGATTTAGTTAGTAAGGCACAGCACAATTCCCCCGCTGCACAACAACATTCATAAATCCAATCAGGAGACACAGCATGACCGGTTCCGTCCGCAAGGTCCTTCCCCTTTTGCTCGCAGTTGCATGCGGCGCTGCCCGCGCCGATTCCTATCCGAACGACACCGATGGCTTCCACGGCTACCTGCGGGCCGGCGCCGGCACCAGTTCCCGGCATGGCCCGCAAAGCTGCTATGCGCTCGGCGGACCGACGACCTACTACCGGCTGGGCAATGAATGCGATGCGAACGCCGAATTCGGCTATACCAGCGCATTGGCCACGGCGGCCAACGGCGTCAGCTTCGTCGGCACGATCTGGCTCAACGCCTACTCGCCCAACTCGGATTTCGGCGATGCCAACGTGCACATATTGAAGGGCTACGTCGAAGCGAAGGGGCTGCCCTTCCTGCACGGCGGCACCGCGTGGATCGGCAAGCGCTATTACTACCGCCCGGACATCCATATGCTCGACATGCAGTACATCAATATGAACGGCACCGGCGCCGGGCTCGACAAGATCCCGCTCGGCGCGGGCAAGCTCAGTTACGCGGTGTTCAAGGATCACGACAGCAATAGGATCGGCGCCGGCGGCGCCATCGTCGACACGCCGTCCGCGCTGCGCCAGAACCTGCTGTACCAGAACTTGCCCGTCAATGCCGGCGGCACCCTCGACGCGGCGCTAACGATCGTTACGGCCAAGGGGCGCAACGACGCCGGCGACGCCGGCCACGACGGCTGGGCAGTCGGCCTGTTCCACCGGCAGGAGATACTCGGCGGCGCCAACACGCTGGGCTTCCAGTACGGCAGCGGTCCGGGCACCGGCATCGGCCAGTGCTGCGCGCGCATGGGGGCGTCCGGCAGCACGGCGCTCGGGTCGGACGTGAAGCGGGTGCGCGTGTTCAACGATCTGGTGATACAGCCGACCCGCCAGTTCAGCCTGGGCTTCGTCGCGCTGTACCAGAAGGACAAGGCGGACGATCCGGCGCTGCGCAACACCTGGGCCACGGCGGGCGTACGCCCGGTCTACGGCGTGCTGCCGAACGTCAAGCTGCAGGCCGAGCTGGGTTATACCGCGCTCCGGCAGGACAGCACCGGCCAGACCGCGCGGCTGACCAAGGTGACGCTGGCACCGGCGATCGCGCTGGGCGAAGGCTATTTTTCGCGCCCCGAGCTGCGCCTGTTCGTCACGTACGGCAAATGGAACGGCGCCGCCACGCCGCTGGTCAATGCCGGCAATCATGGCGGACCGGTGTACGGCAACGCCACCAGCGGCACGTCGGCCGGGGTGCAGGTCGAGGCCTGGTGGTAAGGCGACCGTGAGCGCGCCGGCGAACGACGCTGCTCAGGCCTCCAGCTTGAGGAACAGCTCGGGATCCGGCGCGAAATGGGCATACAGCGGCAGCAACGCGCCGCCCAACGCCCGCGCATCGGAACCGATGGTGCCGGCATGCACCGGCGGGCGCTGCACGCCTTCCCAGTTGTAGCGGTCCAGCGCGGCGGTAATCGCCGCCATCAACTGGTCGAGCAGCGCCCGGCTGCACGAGCCGTCGACGATCACCCCTTCCGGATCGAGCATGCAGCTGGCGTTGGTGACCACCATCGCGATCGCCCCGGCCGCCTGGCCGACCCAGCGCGCGCTGTGCTCGGCCCATGGGGCCTGGGTGGCACGCTCGTCGTAAGCCGCCGCCGGGTCCAGTCCTGCCGCTTGATACAGGTGTTCCAGCCCCAGCAAGGAAGCAACCGACAGCAATTGCGCCGGCGCGCCGCCCGCCGCCGCCAGGCCCACCGGCAGCGAGCCGATCGCGCCGGCATTGCCGTGCAGTCCGGCGTACAGGTTGCTGTCGATGACGAGCCCACCGCCGATGAACGTATCGACGAACAGGTACAGGAAGCTCTTGATGCTGCGTCCCCGGCCGGCCACCAGTTCGGCCACGCAGGCGGCGGCCGTGTCTTTCGCGAACATCACGGGCAAGCCGGTGTCGGCCTCGATGCGACGGGCGATGTCGAGCCGCTGCCAGCTGCCGCCCTGCCCTGGCGCCACGCCCATCAATTCCTGCCAGCTGTCCAGCGACAGCGGCGCCGCGACGCCGATGCCGAGGATGCGGCTGCGCAGTGGCGGCGCCAGCGTCGCCTGGATCGCGCGCACCTGTTCCGCGATCGCCAGGAACACCGTCTCCGGCTCGGGGAACGAATAGGTTTGCGAATAACGCATGCGCACCGTGTTGGCGAAATCGAGCAGCAGCACGTCGAGGCTGCGGCGGCCGATCTTGACGCCGATCGAGAAGGCGCCATCGGGGCGCAAGGCGATCGGCACCGACGGCTGGCCGATCTTGCCGCGCAGCGGTTCGAGCTTCATGACCAGGCCATCGTCATGCAGGCGCGCGATGATCAACGCCACCGTCTGCGTGCTCAGCGTGGTCAGCCGCGCCAGGTCGGCTTTCGGCAGGCTGCCATGCAGGCGGATCGCCTGCAGCACGACGCGCTCGTTGAACTGGCGCATGCCGGTCTGGTTCGATCCGCGCGGGCGTAGATTGTCGGCGCCGCTCGCCTCCTGAGGGAGTGCGGCGGGACGAGGATATTCCTGCATGTGTACAGCTCCTGCGTGGGCGCAATTAGGGGTGGTCTGGCAAGACGCGAGTCTGCACGATCGGCTCCGGGTTGGCAATGTCGCGCCAGTGCCGGCCGTTGAGCGCGTGCGCGTTGGTACTGCCGAGCTTGTTGTTGTTGCAACGCCACGCAGCAGCCGCGAACAGTCCGGCGACTAAATAAGAGAACTTGATTTATTAATTATACCGGCATATATTTTGGTCAGCGCTTCCGCGCACACTGTCCGGCTCGCTCCGGACCGTCCCTACAAAAGCAACAGGAGACCCGCATGACCGCTAAGCACAGTCTCGCCTTGGCCCTGATCGCCGCCGTCAGCGGCGCCGCCAGCGCCGCCGATGAACCCGTCGTTGGCCTGATCACCAAGACCGAAATCAATCCCTTCTTCGTCAAGATGAAGGAAGGCGCGCAGCGCGCCGCCAAGCTGCAGGGTGCCAGGCTGCTGACCGGCGCCGGCAAGTCCGACGGCGACAATGCCGGCCAGATCGCCGCGATCGAGAACATGATCGCGGCCGGTGCCAAGGCGATCCTGATCACCCCGAGCGATTCGAAAGCGATCGTGCCCGCGCTGAAGAAGGCGCGCGACCAGGGCGTGATGGTGATCGCGCTCGACAGCCCGACCGAGCCGGTCAACGCCACCGATGCGCTGTTTGCCACCGATAACTTCAAGGCCGGGCTGCTGATCGGTCAATACGCCAAGGCGGCCCTGGCGGGCAAGCCGGCGAAGATCGCCACCATCGACCTGTTCCCCGGCCACCCGGTCGGCATCGCCCGGCATAACGGCTTCCTGGCGGGGTACGGCGTGGCCGGCATCGGCGCAAAGACGCCCGAGCTGGCGAAAAGCCCCGAGCTCGTCTGCATGGCCGACAGCTTTGGCGACCAGGGCAAGGGGCAGACCGCGATGGAAAACTGCCTGCAGAAAAATCCCGATATCAGCCTCGTCTACGCCATCAACGAGCCGGCCGCGGCCGGCGTGTAC from Pseudoduganella armeniaca includes the following:
- a CDS encoding GGDEF domain-containing protein, whose translation is MPTFAAHAAVPLSRFHCLRGMRVHARAGVVRAAAYVLAGWLAFAPPLHAAVAPEGVPTDRRVLVLYSLGADSVSVWQRLVHKGVYEELGRNNWAVGPGIFEERFDANRVGEGAARAAMGPYLRSKYADVRLHAVIAENQVATRFLDDHPDLFPGVPRYYVNHGRHDWQPDDGTGLEVQPDFTRAIGIIPQVAPWVRKVVVIGDQSPRVRQWLADVRVAAARHERRIAFEYHDRDTFAQLETLVAGLDRRTAVFLLPTGQDPTGARTPPPALARRLAAASNAPIFTSLQSLVLPGVVGGYVVSGERIGRVIARIMLGQPADMADVQGYHFDYPTVRRFGLGAIPPEATLVNRPDNVWDLYRWQIIAGLTLIVVQGVLITALVVALRDRRRTLADLHDERNNLEDRVLQRTLELLMANTKLEQLATTDPLTGIANRRKMTDTIATELERASRFQHPLALLMVDIDHFKRINDTFGHDVGDRAIVAMANLLTSSLRTIDMAARFGGEEFVVLMPETDEAVAAIAAERLREAASAIRLPAGAGSDVVLTVTIGVAAARADDSPSALLVRADKALYRGKKSGRNRVVRATQPCDILP
- a CDS encoding ROK family transcriptional regulator, with amino-acid sequence MQEYPRPAALPQEASGADNLRPRGSNQTGMRQFNERVVLQAIRLHGSLPKADLARLTTLSTQTVALIIARLHDDGLVMKLEPLRGKIGQPSVPIALRPDGAFSIGVKIGRRSLDVLLLDFANTVRMRYSQTYSFPEPETVFLAIAEQVRAIQATLAPPLRSRILGIGVAAPLSLDSWQELMGVAPGQGGSWQRLDIARRIEADTGLPVMFAKDTAAACVAELVAGRGRSIKSFLYLFVDTFIGGGLVIDSNLYAGLHGNAGAIGSLPVGLAAAGGAPAQLLSVASLLGLEHLYQAAGLDPAAAYDERATQAPWAEHSARWVGQAAGAIAMVVTNASCMLDPEGVIVDGSCSRALLDQLMAAITAALDRYNWEGVQRPPVHAGTIGSDARALGGALLPLYAHFAPDPELFLKLEA
- a CDS encoding fumarylacetoacetate hydrolase family protein yields the protein MKLATLKNGKRDGQLVVVSRDLRLCQAVPAIAATLQAALDDWDHAAPQLERVYAALNAGEAAGAQPFDEAACHSPLPRAYQWADGSAYINHVELVRKARNAEVPASFYTDPLMYQGGSDSFVGPRDPIYALSEEWGIDLEAEVAVVTGDVPMGAAPEVAARAIRLVMLVNDVSLRNLIPNELAKGFGFFQSKPASAFSPVAVTPDELGADWQDDKLRLPLNVDLNGKPFGRPNAGEDMTFSFAQLVAHAARTRELGAGTIIGSGTVSNKQGSLHGSSVENGGVGYCCLAEVRMYETIEGGAPKTPFLKFGDSVRIAMRDAAGNSIFGTIDQVVRHYGEKGQA
- a CDS encoding sugar ABC transporter substrate-binding protein, whose amino-acid sequence is MTAKHSLALALIAAVSGAASAADEPVVGLITKTEINPFFVKMKEGAQRAAKLQGARLLTGAGKSDGDNAGQIAAIENMIAAGAKAILITPSDSKAIVPALKKARDQGVMVIALDSPTEPVNATDALFATDNFKAGLLIGQYAKAALAGKPAKIATIDLFPGHPVGIARHNGFLAGYGVAGIGAKTPELAKSPELVCMADSFGDQGKGQTAMENCLQKNPDISLVYAINEPAAAGVYKALKAAGKEKDVLIVSVDGGCAGVRDVKAGVIAATAQQYPLKMAGLAVEAGVTYARTGKKASGYVDTGVTLITDRKLAGVESRDTAFGLGACWGK
- the maiA gene encoding maleylacetoacetate isomerase, encoding MKLYTYFRSSAAYRVRIALHLKGLAYDAVPVHLLRGGGEQRQPAYRAVNPGGLIPALVDGDTTLTQSLAIIEYLEETHPVMPLLPQDAAGRARVRALALTIAADTHPLTNLRVLQHLTGPLGLGEEAKMDWYRHWTGAGLATLEALLAQGDTGRFCHGDTPTLADCCLVPQVFNAQRFDIDLAPYPNVARIHATCADIPAFQAAHPSAQPDAE
- a CDS encoding maltoporin — encoded protein: MTGSVRKVLPLLLAVACGAARADSYPNDTDGFHGYLRAGAGTSSRHGPQSCYALGGPTTYYRLGNECDANAEFGYTSALATAANGVSFVGTIWLNAYSPNSDFGDANVHILKGYVEAKGLPFLHGGTAWIGKRYYYRPDIHMLDMQYINMNGTGAGLDKIPLGAGKLSYAVFKDHDSNRIGAGGAIVDTPSALRQNLLYQNLPVNAGGTLDAALTIVTAKGRNDAGDAGHDGWAVGLFHRQEILGGANTLGFQYGSGPGTGIGQCCARMGASGSTALGSDVKRVRVFNDLVIQPTRQFSLGFVALYQKDKADDPALRNTWATAGVRPVYGVLPNVKLQAELGYTALRQDSTGQTARLTKVTLAPAIALGEGYFSRPELRLFVTYGKWNGAATPLVNAGNHGGPVYGNATSGTSAGVQVEAWW